In one Alphaproteobacteria bacterium genomic region, the following are encoded:
- a CDS encoding helix-turn-helix domain-containing protein: protein MMPVDIAVLARASGLPASTLRFYEEKGLIESIGRRGLRRVFDDDTLERLSLIALGRIAGFSLDEIRAMFGPDGAPRIDRTRLSDRADELDRHIEDLTSLRDGLRHAAACPAPNHMACPTFRRMVRRAGAAQARGLDMPRAGRPTF, encoded by the coding sequence ATCATGCCCGTCGATATCGCTGTCCTGGCACGCGCTTCGGGATTGCCGGCGTCGACATTGCGGTTTTATGAAGAAAAGGGGCTGATCGAATCCATCGGCCGCCGGGGCCTGCGAAGGGTGTTCGACGACGACACGCTGGAGCGCCTGTCTCTGATTGCCCTTGGTCGGATTGCCGGTTTCAGCCTGGATGAAATACGCGCCATGTTCGGGCCGGATGGGGCGCCTCGGATCGACCGCACCAGACTGTCCGACAGGGCCGACGAATTGGACAGGCACATTGAGGATCTGACGTCATTGCGCGACGGCCTGAGACACGCGGCGGCGTGCCCGGCACCGAACCACATGGCCTGTCCGACATTCCGGCGGATGGTAAGGCGGGCCGGGGCCGCGCAGGCGCGCGGGCTGGACATGCCACGTGCAGGTCGCCCGACCTTCTGA
- a CDS encoding acyl-CoA dehydrogenase family protein — MDFTLSPDVDALRLKVRAFVDEQLIPLESDPACFDAHENIAEEPLARMREKAKSSGLWAPQMPRDRGGLGLDTQGMAAFYEEANRSIFGPVVFNCAAPDDGNMFILNRVAREDQKQTWLQPIIDGTVRSSFVMTEPAPGGGSDPSMIRTRAERRGDKWIVNGHKWFITGAGVASHFILIAKTSDDPRKGLTAFLFHKDQPGWRIGRRIPIMGPEEHGGHCELHFEGLEIPDENRLMEVGDGLKLTQIRLGTARLTHCMRWLGLSQRALSIARTYVENREGFGVKLGDRESVQLLLGDAAMQVDIGRLLTMRAAWALDQGDKARKQVSMAKIQVADALHQAVDTAIQLNGARGYSKDTVLEWIYRYARQARLVDGASEVHKMVLNRFLSQEGDDFWRWGV, encoded by the coding sequence ATGGACTTCACCCTTTCGCCGGATGTCGATGCCCTGCGCCTGAAGGTGCGTGCCTTTGTGGACGAACAGCTGATCCCGCTGGAATCCGATCCTGCGTGCTTTGATGCGCATGAAAACATCGCCGAGGAGCCCTTGGCCCGCATGCGCGAGAAGGCGAAGTCCAGCGGCCTGTGGGCGCCGCAGATGCCTCGGGACAGGGGTGGTCTAGGTCTCGATACGCAGGGGATGGCCGCGTTCTATGAAGAGGCCAACCGGTCGATCTTCGGGCCGGTCGTGTTCAACTGTGCCGCGCCGGACGACGGCAATATGTTCATCCTGAACCGGGTCGCCCGTGAGGATCAGAAGCAGACCTGGTTGCAGCCGATTATCGACGGGACCGTACGCTCATCCTTCGTGATGACGGAGCCGGCACCGGGCGGGGGATCGGATCCTTCGATGATCCGGACACGTGCCGAAAGGCGGGGCGACAAGTGGATCGTGAACGGGCACAAATGGTTCATCACCGGGGCGGGGGTCGCCAGCCACTTTATCCTGATCGCCAAGACGTCGGACGATCCGCGCAAGGGCCTCACCGCATTCCTGTTTCATAAGGATCAGCCCGGCTGGCGCATTGGGCGGCGTATTCCCATCATGGGGCCCGAGGAACATGGCGGCCATTGCGAGCTGCATTTCGAGGGGTTGGAGATTCCCGACGAGAACCGGCTGATGGAAGTCGGGGACGGCTTGAAACTGACACAGATTCGCCTCGGCACCGCGCGGCTGACCCACTGCATGCGCTGGCTCGGCCTGTCGCAGCGTGCCTTGTCCATTGCCCGCACCTATGTCGAGAACCGCGAAGGGTTCGGCGTCAAACTGGGCGACAGGGAGTCCGTTCAGTTGCTGCTGGGGGATGCGGCGATGCAGGTGGATATCGGCCGGCTGCTAACGATGCGGGCTGCCTGGGCGCTCGACCAGGGCGACAAAGCCCGCAAACAGGTCTCCATGGCGAAAATTCAGGTCGCCGATGCGCTGCATCAGGCCGTGGACACGGCTATTCAACTGAACGGCGCGCGGGGCTATTCCAAGGACACCGTCCTTGAATGGATCTACCGCTACGCGCGGCAGGCGCGCCTGGTCGATGGCGCGTCCGAAGTCCACAAGATGGTTCTCAATCGGTTTCTGTCGCAGGAAGGCGACGATTTCTGGCGATGGGGCGTTTGA
- a CDS encoding NIPSNAP family protein, producing the protein MIIDHRTYSVIPGKLPELLKIYEEKGLPLQRKYLGEPVGWYVSMDIGELNQVVHMWQYEDLADRAARRAKLAADPGWQDYLKLGMPLLQKMENKILSPAPFFKP; encoded by the coding sequence ATGATCATCGACCATCGCACCTATTCCGTTATCCCGGGGAAACTGCCCGAACTGTTGAAGATCTATGAAGAAAAGGGACTGCCTCTGCAGCGCAAATACCTGGGAGAGCCGGTCGGTTGGTATGTTTCCATGGATATCGGCGAACTGAATCAGGTCGTTCATATGTGGCAGTATGAGGATCTTGCCGATCGCGCGGCGCGACGGGCGAAACTGGCCGCCGACCCGGGCTGGCAGGACTATCTGAAGCTGGGTATGCCGCTGCTGCAGAAGATGGAAAACAAGATTCTGTCGCCCGCGCCCTTCTTTAAACCCTGA
- a CDS encoding FecR family protein, with the protein MRKLSGWISTIVGLWLLFAAGTAAAQDEIGKVTRLQGGATQTLENAAQPLEAGSLIRAGGVVETGADSRLQIVFIDGSQMTLGAEARLVMDELVYNVAASEAGAVSQAFEVFAGTFRFITGAVGREDQNAVRIATPVATIGIRGTDFFGGPLASGMPPGELHYGFMSISGAIEVSTLQGSVTLDEENEGTFLPMVGGAAPTPANIWEQEAIDEAYASIEFR; encoded by the coding sequence ATGCGGAAACTCTCAGGCTGGATCTCAACCATCGTCGGGCTGTGGCTGCTGTTTGCGGCGGGCACTGCAGCGGCGCAAGACGAGATCGGCAAAGTGACCCGGCTTCAAGGCGGCGCGACCCAGACGCTGGAAAACGCGGCGCAACCGCTTGAAGCCGGATCGCTGATCCGGGCCGGAGGCGTTGTCGAAACCGGCGCGGACTCCCGCTTGCAAATCGTGTTCATCGACGGGTCCCAGATGACGCTTGGTGCAGAGGCCCGGCTGGTGATGGACGAACTCGTCTACAACGTCGCCGCATCGGAAGCCGGTGCGGTTTCCCAAGCCTTTGAAGTGTTTGCCGGGACCTTTCGGTTCATTACAGGGGCGGTCGGACGAGAGGACCAAAACGCGGTGCGCATCGCGACGCCCGTTGCGACAATCGGCATTCGCGGCACGGATTTCTTCGGTGGACCGCTGGCATCCGGAATGCCGCCCGGTGAACTGCACTATGGCTTCATGAGCATTTCCGGCGCCATCGAGGTTTCGACACTGCAGGGATCGGTCACGCTGGACGAGGAAAACGAAGGCACCTTCCTGCCCATGGTCGGCGGAGCCGCGCCGACGCCTGCTAACATCTGGGAACAGGAAGCGATCGATGAGGCCTATGCCTCGATTGAGTTCCGTTAG
- a CDS encoding diguanylate cyclase, which translates to MDLYRGGAAIVLSGKADQALLSTYIHMLVNRQRLRWTMRDPYKATLSNKTADQTGVAYSAEFWNAHLPRCVRAAQDRGANLALGYIEVPTLPRIREEYGEENAEILAHQLADWITGMTRIEDTVARIGPDTFAILLPDTPESEANRVVQRIIGILHSSEFHLGEEVMQVIHAWAEGGVAGLQSGDTAESLLERARQIAT; encoded by the coding sequence ATGGATCTGTATCGTGGGGGTGCTGCCATCGTGCTTTCAGGCAAGGCCGATCAGGCCCTGTTGAGCACCTACATCCATATGCTGGTCAACCGGCAGCGTCTGCGCTGGACCATGCGCGACCCGTACAAGGCGACCCTGTCGAACAAGACAGCGGATCAGACCGGCGTCGCCTATTCTGCTGAATTCTGGAACGCGCATCTGCCGCGATGTGTCCGCGCCGCGCAGGACCGGGGCGCTAACCTCGCGCTCGGCTACATCGAGGTCCCGACCCTGCCCCGCATTCGGGAGGAGTATGGCGAAGAGAATGCGGAGATCCTGGCGCATCAACTGGCGGATTGGATCACCGGTATGACCCGCATCGAAGACACCGTGGCCCGCATCGGCCCGGATACTTTCGCGATCCTGCTGCCCGACACGCCGGAAAGCGAAGCAAACCGCGTCGTGCAACGAATCATCGGCATTCTCCACAGTTCCGAATTTCATCTCGGCGAAGAGGTCATGCAGGTCATCCATGCCTGGGCGGAAGGCGGGGTTGCCGGATTGCAATCCGGCGACACGGCGGAGAGCCTGCTAGAACGCGCAAGGCAGATTGCGACCTGA
- a CDS encoding DUF6285 domain-containing protein — MTPDRPDSADLLRTAADVLKSEIMPVLPEEKTLDMLMILAILGAAERDLADAGGLAARQEQRLDKIMPGGDVRQLSAAIRAGDFDEGDAASRLHALLMEDVRDRLSLVNPKYLAAADETPS, encoded by the coding sequence ATGACCCCTGACAGACCGGATAGCGCGGATCTGCTGCGCACCGCGGCGGACGTGCTGAAATCTGAAATCATGCCGGTTCTCCCTGAGGAGAAAACCCTCGACATGCTCATGATTCTGGCAATCCTGGGGGCTGCGGAGCGCGACCTCGCGGATGCCGGAGGCTTGGCGGCCCGTCAGGAGCAGCGGCTGGACAAGATCATGCCCGGCGGCGATGTCCGACAACTCAGTGCCGCAATTCGGGCAGGAGATTTCGACGAGGGCGATGCCGCATCGCGTCTGCATGCGCTGCTGATGGAGGATGTGCGCGACCGCCTGTCGCTGGTGAACCCGAAATATCTGGCTGCGGCGGACGAAACGCCTTCCTGA
- a CDS encoding SDR family oxidoreductase translates to MDLRLDGRKALITGASSGFGRHFAGTLARAGADVVLAARRVDRLQDEATAITQETGRRAVAVAMDVADVPSIESGVTAAAEALGGLDLLVNNAGTVVPKPSLQQSEADWDAVVDVNLKGAFFVAKACAAAMAEGQGGAIVNISSLLAERVSKTEISYCVSKAGLSHMTRALAYEWAKHGIRVNAIAPGYVETDLNRSFLQSDLGARMMKQIPIRRFGRPEDLDGALLYLLSDLASWTTGHVLTVDGGHALATP, encoded by the coding sequence ATGGATTTAAGACTGGACGGGCGCAAAGCGCTCATTACCGGCGCTTCCAGCGGATTTGGGCGCCATTTCGCCGGTACGCTTGCCCGGGCGGGTGCGGATGTCGTCCTTGCGGCGCGACGGGTCGATCGCCTGCAGGATGAAGCGACGGCGATCACCCAGGAGACAGGGCGGCGAGCGGTTGCCGTGGCGATGGATGTTGCGGACGTGCCATCCATTGAAAGCGGTGTGACCGCGGCGGCAGAGGCGCTCGGCGGCCTGGATTTGCTGGTCAACAATGCCGGAACCGTGGTGCCGAAACCGTCCCTTCAGCAGAGCGAAGCGGACTGGGATGCGGTGGTCGATGTCAATCTCAAGGGCGCCTTCTTCGTTGCGAAGGCCTGTGCCGCGGCAATGGCTGAAGGGCAGGGGGGCGCGATCGTGAATATCTCCAGCCTACTGGCGGAACGGGTGTCCAAGACGGAGATATCCTATTGTGTCTCCAAGGCAGGGCTGTCGCACATGACCAGGGCGCTTGCCTATGAGTGGGCGAAGCACGGCATCCGCGTGAACGCCATCGCTCCGGGTTATGTCGAAACCGACCTCAATCGATCGTTCCTGCAAAGCGATCTGGGCGCCAGAATGATGAAACAGATTCCGATCCGCCGATTTGGCCGGCCGGAAGACCTGGATGGAGCGCTGCTGTATCTGCTCAGTGACCTCGCGTCCTGGACCACAGGGCATGTTCTGACCGTCGATGGCGGGCACGCGCTCGCCACACCGTAA
- a CDS encoding response regulator: protein MAYDLSQLSILVADDDSFILSLTRSLLNGFGITKVRTVTDSNIVLDELQTSTVDVLMVDWDMEPMNGIELTRFIRMHPDSPNRYLPVIIMTGHTEMSIVLKARDAGVTEFLAKPMTVRSMYQRIVSVIERPRPFVRSSDYFGPDRRRIDDPNYSGPERRGDPEDSIEI, encoded by the coding sequence ATGGCGTACGACCTCAGTCAACTTTCGATCCTGGTCGCGGATGACGACAGTTTCATTCTGTCGCTGACCCGATCCCTTCTGAACGGCTTCGGAATCACGAAGGTCCGAACCGTCACCGATTCCAACATCGTGCTGGACGAATTGCAGACATCGACGGTCGATGTCCTGATGGTTGATTGGGACATGGAGCCGATGAACGGGATCGAACTGACCCGATTTATCCGGATGCATCCTGACAGTCCGAACCGATACCTTCCGGTTATCATCATGACCGGCCATACCGAGATGTCGATTGTGCTGAAGGCAAGGGATGCCGGCGTGACGGAATTTCTGGCCAAGCCGATGACGGTGCGGTCCATGTATCAGCGCATCGTGTCCGTCATCGAAAGGCCCCGCCCCTTCGTCCGGTCGAGCGACTATTTCGGCCCCGACCGCCGCCGCATCGACGACCCTAACTACAGCGGACCGGAACGACGCGGCGACCCGGAAGACAGTATCGAAATCTAG
- a CDS encoding DsbA family oxidoreductase, whose product MITIDVFSDPICPWCYIGKKRLDEALAARPDIPVTVRWRAFQLNPDMPRSGMDRQAYLSAKFGGADRAGEVYGHIRRVGSQVGIDFQFDRIPRTPSTLKAHRLIRYAHRPDIDKANDLVPALFQAYFLDGRDIGDDETLLDIAEGVGMQRADLAAYLATDEDENEVQAEDVYARRLGIGGVPCFIVDGKYALSGAQEPEAFLPILDMALQESSDAASSASE is encoded by the coding sequence ATGATCACGATCGACGTCTTTTCCGACCCCATCTGCCCGTGGTGCTACATCGGCAAGAAGCGCCTGGATGAAGCGCTTGCCGCGCGACCGGATATTCCGGTTACGGTGCGCTGGCGGGCGTTTCAGCTCAATCCGGACATGCCGCGCAGCGGGATGGACCGCCAGGCCTATCTTTCCGCCAAATTCGGCGGGGCCGACCGTGCCGGCGAGGTCTATGGCCATATTCGCAGGGTCGGCAGCCAGGTCGGCATCGACTTCCAGTTCGATCGTATCCCGAGAACGCCCAGCACCCTGAAGGCGCACCGCCTGATCCGCTACGCCCACCGCCCCGACATCGACAAGGCGAATGACCTCGTTCCGGCCCTGTTTCAGGCCTATTTCCTGGACGGCCGGGATATCGGCGACGACGAGACCTTGCTGGACATCGCGGAAGGCGTCGGCATGCAACGGGCCGATCTGGCCGCGTATCTGGCAACCGATGAGGACGAAAACGAAGTCCAGGCCGAAGACGTCTATGCCCGCCGGCTTGGTATAGGCGGCGTACCGTGCTTCATCGTCGACGGGAAGTACGCCCTGTCCGGGGCTCAGGAACCGGAAGCGTTTCTGCCGATCCTGGACATGGCGCTTCAGGAAAGTTCGGACGCGGCATCCAGTGCCTCCGAATAG
- a CDS encoding DUF2938 domain-containing protein translates to MTGALEIATGTALVGLGATAFMDLWAVAQRVAFGIPSLNFALVGRWVCHMAEGRFTHPSIAKTCPARGERLVGWISHYLTGVLFAALLVGTAGAGWLSAPTLLPAVAIGVGTVLLPFLVMQPAFGLGIAASKTPRPAESRVRSLIAHASFGLGLYLSGLAWAMIPNSILP, encoded by the coding sequence ATGACTGGTGCGTTGGAAATTGCGACCGGAACGGCACTTGTCGGGCTGGGGGCTACGGCATTCATGGATCTCTGGGCGGTGGCTCAGCGCGTCGCCTTCGGCATCCCATCCTTGAATTTTGCCCTGGTCGGGCGCTGGGTTTGCCATATGGCGGAGGGCCGTTTCACGCATCCGAGTATCGCCAAGACCTGTCCGGCAAGAGGCGAGCGCCTTGTCGGCTGGATCAGTCACTACCTGACCGGCGTGCTGTTTGCAGCGCTCCTGGTCGGGACCGCCGGTGCCGGATGGCTGTCCGCCCCTACCCTGCTGCCGGCCGTCGCCATTGGTGTGGGAACAGTGCTGCTTCCGTTTCTGGTGATGCAACCTGCCTTCGGCCTCGGAATTGCCGCCTCAAAGACTCCCCGCCCCGCCGAAAGCCGCGTTCGGAGCCTGATCGCGCATGCCTCTTTCGGACTGGGCCTCTACCTCTCCGGGCTGGCCTGGGCCATGATTCCGAATTCAATCCTTCCCTGA
- the infA gene encoding translation initiation factor IF-1: MSKEELIEFQGTVVEKLPNATFRVELENGHEIIAHTAGKMRKFRIRVMVGDKVDVEMTPYDLTKGRITFRHK, translated from the coding sequence ATGTCGAAAGAAGAACTGATTGAATTTCAGGGCACCGTGGTCGAAAAGCTGCCCAACGCCACCTTCCGCGTGGAGCTGGAGAATGGCCACGAGATCATTGCCCATACCGCCGGTAAGATGCGCAAGTTCCGCATCCGCGTCATGGTTGGCGACAAGGTCGACGTGGAAATGACGCCTTACGACCTGACCAAGGGTCGCATCACCTTCCGCCACAAATAA
- a CDS encoding phosphotransferase family protein, whose amino-acid sequence MLDLSGDSAARDRLARRLAEELEAHSVEIGRMERLSGGAIQENWAVDLTVEGGPKAGSLSAVLRTDSPTGVAVSLSRAQEFELLSAAWHAGVTVPEPLACVTDKSVIGKEFCLMRRVAGTALGQKITRDMALGGDRETLTERMGAEMARIHSITPETHRFDFLPDPPANAAQAELSTMCRFLDEMDRPRPVLDWTIRWLERHQPAPADIVLAHHDFRTGNYMVDEGGLTAILDWEFAGWSDRHEDIGWFHAMCWRFSGRDKPAGGIGSRAAFLRGYEAVSGVRVDPERVYYWEVYAHLRWAVIAMQQGDRYLVGGERTLDLGLTGRRPAEMELELLRMTAPKEATA is encoded by the coding sequence ATGTTGGATTTGTCGGGGGATAGCGCGGCGCGCGACCGTCTGGCTCGGCGCTTGGCAGAGGAACTGGAGGCGCATTCGGTCGAAATTGGCCGAATGGAGCGCCTGTCCGGTGGCGCAATCCAGGAGAACTGGGCTGTCGACCTGACCGTCGAAGGCGGACCGAAGGCCGGATCGCTTTCCGCTGTTCTGCGGACGGACAGCCCGACCGGTGTGGCCGTCAGCCTGTCACGGGCCCAGGAATTCGAACTTCTTTCCGCGGCTTGGCACGCCGGTGTCACAGTGCCGGAGCCGTTGGCCTGCGTGACGGACAAGTCGGTCATCGGAAAGGAATTTTGCCTGATGCGGCGGGTTGCCGGCACGGCGCTTGGGCAAAAGATCACCCGGGACATGGCACTTGGCGGCGATAGAGAGACCCTGACCGAAAGGATGGGGGCCGAAATGGCCCGCATTCACAGCATCACCCCTGAGACCCATCGCTTCGACTTTCTGCCTGATCCGCCGGCGAATGCGGCGCAGGCGGAACTCTCGACAATGTGCCGTTTCCTGGACGAGATGGACCGACCACGCCCGGTTCTCGACTGGACGATTCGTTGGTTGGAGCGGCATCAACCGGCGCCCGCAGATATCGTACTGGCGCATCATGATTTCCGCACCGGTAACTACATGGTCGATGAAGGCGGGCTGACTGCCATTCTCGATTGGGAGTTCGCCGGCTGGTCGGACCGGCATGAGGATATCGGCTGGTTCCACGCCATGTGCTGGCGGTTTTCAGGCCGGGACAAGCCGGCCGGTGGGATCGGCAGCCGGGCCGCCTTCCTGCGCGGCTACGAGGCGGTATCGGGTGTCCGGGTTGATCCAGAACGGGTCTATTATTGGGAAGTCTATGCCCATCTGCGCTGGGCGGTGATCGCCATGCAGCAGGGGGACCGTTATCTGGTCGGCGGCGAACGCACGCTGGACCTGGGGCTGACCGGCCGGCGACCGGCGGAGATGGAACTGGAACTTCTGCGCATGACAGCACCGAAGGAAGCAACCGCATGA
- a CDS encoding acyl-CoA synthetase, translating into MTQVGIYDRDLDKGVANYVPLSPVSFLKRAAGVFPHRTAVIHGELRFTYAQFYERVRRFASALKARGIGKGDTVTILSPNIPALLEAHYAVPMLGAVLNALNTRLDAATVAFILEHGESKAVLSECSMNAVMAEALEKTANRPDILIDIVDPVEPDGPRIGTTDYETMLSEEGDPTFVHSLPPDEWDALALNYTSGTTGNPKGVVYHHRGAYLNAMSNALTFGVNNRSVYLWTLPMFHCNGWTYTWAVTAACGTHVCLRRVDPALIFPMIRDHGVTHMCGAPIVLTMLIHAPAEQKVEFPQRVEVCTGGAAPPSAVIAKMEGMGFNVTHMYGMTECYGPSTVCEWQPEWDDMELSERAPLMARQGVAMVALEDQRVADPETLQDVPRDGETIGMLMLRSNTVMRGYLKNPDATREALGTGWLNTGDLAVMHEDGYVEIKDRAKDIIISGGENISSLEVEEVLFKHPDIMEAAVVAAPDEKWGETPCAFVTMAPGRENAVDAAAVIAYCKENMARFKAPTKVVFGPLPKTATGKIQKFVLRSRAKEL; encoded by the coding sequence GTGACGCAAGTTGGTATTTACGACCGGGATCTGGACAAGGGCGTCGCCAATTACGTGCCGCTTTCGCCCGTCAGTTTTCTGAAACGAGCGGCCGGCGTGTTTCCGCATCGCACGGCGGTGATCCATGGCGAACTGCGGTTCACCTATGCTCAGTTCTACGAACGGGTCCGTCGCTTTGCTTCCGCCCTCAAGGCGCGGGGAATAGGCAAGGGCGACACGGTAACCATCCTGTCGCCGAACATTCCGGCTCTGCTGGAGGCGCATTATGCGGTGCCGATGCTGGGGGCCGTACTGAACGCGCTGAACACCAGGCTGGACGCGGCGACTGTCGCCTTCATCCTGGAACATGGGGAATCCAAGGCTGTTCTGTCCGAATGTTCGATGAACGCGGTTATGGCCGAGGCATTGGAGAAGACGGCAAACCGCCCGGATATCCTGATCGATATTGTCGATCCGGTCGAACCGGATGGTCCGCGAATCGGTACGACGGATTATGAGACGATGCTGTCCGAAGAAGGCGACCCGACCTTCGTTCACAGCCTGCCGCCTGACGAATGGGATGCGTTGGCGCTCAACTACACGTCCGGGACGACCGGCAACCCCAAAGGGGTGGTCTATCATCATCGCGGCGCGTATCTGAACGCCATGTCGAACGCCCTGACTTTTGGGGTCAACAATCGGTCCGTCTATCTGTGGACCCTGCCGATGTTTCACTGCAACGGCTGGACCTATACGTGGGCTGTCACGGCGGCCTGCGGTACGCATGTCTGCCTGCGGCGTGTCGATCCGGCGCTGATCTTTCCGATGATCCGAGACCACGGTGTCACGCATATGTGCGGTGCCCCGATAGTGCTGACCATGTTGATTCATGCGCCGGCAGAGCAGAAGGTCGAGTTTCCGCAGCGGGTTGAAGTTTGTACCGGGGGCGCCGCGCCGCCGTCGGCCGTGATCGCAAAGATGGAAGGCATGGGGTTCAACGTCACCCATATGTACGGCATGACGGAATGCTACGGCCCGTCGACGGTCTGTGAGTGGCAGCCGGAGTGGGACGACATGGAACTGTCCGAACGGGCGCCACTGATGGCCCGCCAGGGCGTTGCCATGGTCGCATTGGAAGACCAGCGTGTTGCCGATCCGGAGACCCTGCAGGACGTACCGCGCGATGGTGAGACGATTGGCATGCTGATGTTGCGTTCCAACACCGTCATGCGCGGTTATCTGAAGAATCCCGACGCAACCCGAGAGGCACTTGGAACCGGCTGGCTGAATACCGGTGATCTGGCCGTGATGCATGAAGACGGCTATGTCGAGATCAAGGATCGCGCCAAGGACATCATCATCTCCGGGGGTGAGAACATCTCGTCGCTCGAGGTCGAAGAGGTCCTGTTCAAGCATCCGGACATCATGGAAGCGGCCGTCGTCGCAGCCCCGGACGAAAAATGGGGGGAGACGCCCTGTGCCTTCGTCACCATGGCGCCCGGGCGCGAGAATGCCGTCGATGCGGCCGCAGTGATTGCCTACTGCAAGGAAAACATGGCCCGGTTCAAGGCGCCGACAAAGGTTGTCTTCGGTCCGCTGCCCAAGACTGCGACCGGAAAGATCCAGAAATTCGTGCTGCGCAGCCGGGCGAAGGAACTTTAA